From the genome of Ahaetulla prasina isolate Xishuangbanna chromosome 15, ASM2864084v1, whole genome shotgun sequence, one region includes:
- the INPP5J gene encoding phosphatidylinositol 4,5-bisphosphate 5-phosphatase A, with the protein MEPPPPRRSAGRSRQALSRSRGGEPAGWRKMDLGHPGPPSPLPSQPIPPRGNLVGLASPGVFSPATVPFVPEGAVRYQPEGSSGVSYIGGNLPSGTRPDSLGESYHARLQPDGSRRRAETEPQEQAGSRPIPPLSLEISRVQPEGSGPSGYNTPTLRSPVELRPLSPGSGSSSSLSNLSPSMKLSQSPSRGGLPDLCALDPLTSGILATVELKDTIPKAESSDHICLSRPGSSHRLGSLSKAISSEYLSGGRVGPSKSAMLAKAESEELTSYSRVHLSPQLQDPRGSSTNRPENFLERFGRPQTRQDKEFRITVVTWNVGTSMPPSDVTSLLHLNPGDSCDSDMIAIGLQEVNSMINKRLKDALFTDQWSEVFMEVLSRFNFVLVSTVRMQGVILFVFAKYYHLPFLQDIQTDCTRTGLGGYWGNKGGVSVRLSIFGHMVCFLNCHLPAHMEKAEQRKEDFTTILHLQQFEGPSANGILDHDLIFWFGDLNFRIETLDIRYVKYAIDNSILHQLWEKDQLNIAKNTWPILKGFQEGFLNFPPTFKFDVGTNMYDTSAKKRKPAWTDRILWKIKSGAHPVHSGRSSGGNLTVTQLCYCSHMEYTVSDHKPVVSIFSVQFGSRADVPLVELQVADEWTKPEQAVVHYRTSSAFHRSSWDWIALYRVGFRHCKDYIAYVWAKQEDTESHLYQLTFPEESLPKGKGDYILGYYSNNSSCMVGVTDPFQISLPTLEQVSSATDSTNSTSEEDDDSTLVLLGPKSRSPSPGKMHRHRSRSPSLAKFQGLLLRSSSRDQGASRSPSPQGRRHSTILKADIPSIQFSKDSPRHRSKSREMVQNAETSSSSSASSSSSTTSQARTSWRFEETPLSRADPWNLGLLPAVRLETVDRVMGSRRDSSDPSLPGRRMSPTSPTAGIAALFSTSPQEGAPHGSHSCDTRH; encoded by the exons ATGGATCTGGGCCACCCGGGAccaccctcccctctcccctcgcAACCCATTCCCCCTCGAGGGAACCTTGTGGGGCTGGCATCCCCAGGGGTCTTCTCTCCCGCCACCGTGCCCTTTGTCCCAGAGGGAGCCGTTCGCTATCAGCCGGAGGGATCGAGTGGAGTATCGTACATCGGAGGGAACCTGCCGAGCGGGACGCGGCCGGACTCTCTGGGTGAATCGTACCACGCTCGGCTGCAACCGGATGGGTCCCGCCGAAGAGCAGAGACGGAACCCCAAGAACAGGCTGGCAGCAGACCAATCCCGCCTCTCTCCTTGGAGATCAGCAGGGTCCAGCCGGAGGGCTCAGGGCCATCGGGATATAATACCCCGACTTTGCGTTCTCCGGTAGAACTGCGCCCCTTGTCTCCTGGATCGGGCAgctcctcttctctctccaatCTGTCCCCCTCCATGAAACTTAGCCAGTCCCCAAGCAGGGGCGGCCTTCCTGATCTCTGCGCCTTGGACCCGCTGACGTCGGGGATTCTGGCCACCGTGGAACTGAAGGACACCATCCCCAAGGCCGAATCCAGCGATCACATCTGCCTGAGCCGGCCGGGCTCATCCCACCGGCTGGGGTCTCTTTCCAAAGCCATTTCCAGCGAGTACCTCTCGGGGGGCAGGGTGGGGCCTTCCAAATCTGCCATGCTTGCCAAGGCCGAGTCAGAGGAATTGACCTCCTATTCGAGGGTCCATCTGTCGCCCCAACTGCAAGACCCGCGGGGCAGCAGCACCAACCGCCCAGAGAACTTCCTGGAAAGATTTGGCCGGCCACAAACGAGGCAGGACAAGGAGTTTCG GATCACGGTTGTCACGTGGAACGTCGGCACCTCCATGCCCCCAAGCGACGTCACCTCCCTCCTGCACCTCAACCCCGGGGACTCCTGTGACAGCGACATGATCGCTATTGg GCTGCAGGAAGTGAATTCCATGATCAACAAACGCCTGAAAGATGCGCTGTTCACCGACCAGTGGAGTGAAGTTTTCATGGAGGTGCTGAGCCGCTTTAATTTCGTCCTG gtgAGCACGGTAAGGATGCAAGGAGTTATCCTGTTTGTCTTTGCCAAGTACTACCACCTGCCTTTCCTACAGGACATCCAGACGGACTGCACCAGGACAGGACTCGGCGGTTACTGG GGCAACAAGGGAGGTGTGAGTGTCCGCCTGTCCATCTTCGGGCACATGGTCTGCTTCTTGAACTGCCACCTGCCGGCGCACATGGAGAAGGCGGAGCAGCGGAAGGAGGACTTCACCACCATCCTCCACCTGCAGCAGTTCGAGGGCCCCTCGGCCAACGGTATTCTTGACCACGA CCTCATCTTCTGGTTTGGGGATCTCAACTTTCGCATCGAGACGCTGGACATCCGCTACGTGAAATACGCCATCGACAACAGCATCCTCCATCAGCTCTGGGAGAAAGACCAG CTTAACATAGCGAAAAACACCTGGCCCATCCTGAAGGGATTTCAAGAGGGGTTCCTCAACTTCCCCCCGACCTTTAAATTCGACGTGGGAACTAACATGTATGACACCAG TGCTAAGAAGCGGAAACCAGCTTGGACGGACCGTATCCTATGGAAGATCAAAAGTGGGGCCCACCCAGTGCATTCTGGGAGATCCAGCGGTGGGAACCTGACTGTGACCCAGCTGTGCTATTGCAGCCATATGGAGTACACTGTAAGCGACCACAAGCCTGTGGTCTCCATTTTTTCAGTACAG TTTGGTTCCCGAGCCGATGTGCCATTGGTGGAGCTCCAAGTGGCCGATGAGTGGACCAAGCCGGAGCAAGCCGTAGTCCACTACCGGACTTCTTCAGCTTTCCACCGCAGTTCCTGGGATTGGATCGCCCTCTATCGG GTGGGTTTCCGGCACTGCAAGGACTACATAGCCTATGTATGGGCCAAGCAGGAAGACACGGAGAGCCACCTCTACCAG CTAACCTTTCCCGAAGAGTCCCTGCCTAAAGGAAAGGGAGATTACATCCTTGGCTACTACAGCAACAACAGCAGCTGCATGGTGGGGGTGACAGATCCCTTCCAG ATTTCCTTGCCCACCTTGGAGCAAGTCAGCAGCGCCACGGACAGCACCAACAGCACCTCCGAAGAGGATGACGACAGCACGCTGGTGCTCCTTGGCCCCAAATCCCGTAGCCCCAGCCCCGGCAAGATGCACCGTCACCGTAGCCGCAGCCCCAGCTTGGCCAAGTTCCAGGGCCTGCTCTTGCGCTCCTCCAGCCGTGATCAAGGGGCCAGCCGCAGCCCCTCACCCCAGGGACGCCGCCACAGCACCATTCTGAAGGCGGACATTCCCAGCATCCAGTTTTCCAAGGACAGCCCACGGCACCGCTCCAAGTCGCGGGAGATGGTGCAGAACGCtgagacctcctcctcctcctctgcctcctcctcctcctctaccaccTCCCAGGCTCGGACAAGCTGGCGCTTTGAGGAGACTCCGCTGTCCCGGGCCGATCCATGGAATCTGGGATTGCTGCCTGCTGTGCGTTTGGAGACGGTGGACCGAGTCATGGGCTCCCGACGTGACAGCTCTGACCCGAGTCTGCCTGGACGAAGGATGAGCCCCACCAGCCCCACAGCGGGGATCGCGGCCCTCTTCAGTACTTCCCCACAAGAGGGAGCACCCCATGGTAGCCACAGCTGCGATACCAGACACTAA